ATGCAGGAACACACCGAAGCGGCGTTGCCGTATCAGAAGACGATAAAGCGGAAGCTCTATCATTCCACCGGTCTTGATGACTTCGATTTCATCACCTATTTTGAGACAGCCAAGCCGGAAGAGTTTCATTCCTTGATCCTTGCGTTGAATAAGGTCAAAGAAGCCAAGCACAATCGCCGCATGGGCAATCCGACGCTGGTGGGCACGGTGCGGTCGCTGGACCAGTTGATTGAAGTATTGGCGCAATAGCGCGTGAAGAGCGAGGGAATCTTATGACGACAGGAACATTGCTCTACGAAGGCAAAGCCAAGAAGATTTTCACCGCCGAGCGGGCCGACGAAGTCGTGCATTACTTCAAGGATGACGCGACGGCGTTCAACGCGCAGAAGCGCGGCACGATCGTCGACAAGGGCATCATCAACAATAAGGTGTCGGAGCGGTTGTTTACGCTGCTCGAGGCGGAAGGCATCCGCACCCACTTTGTGAAGCGGCTCAGCGATCGGGAAATGCTCACGAAGAAGGTGACGATTGTCCCGGTGGAAGTGGTGGTGCGGAATGTCATCGCCGGAAGCCTGGCTAAGCGCCTGGGGCTGAAGGAAGGGGATCCGATTCAGCCGGCCATCGTGGAGTTCTATTATAAGGACGATGCCCTCGGCGATCCGCTCGTGAACGACGATCATTTGCGGCTGATGAATATCGCGACGCCGGCGTTGCTGAAGGATCTGCGGGACTTGGGCCACAAGATCAACGCGGTGCTGAAGCCGTTCTTCGCCGAACGGAAGATGCAGCTCGTGGATTTCAAGCTGGAGTTCGGCGTGTTTCACAATAAGCTGGTTCTGGCCGATGAGATTTCTCCCGATACCTGCCGTTTCTGGGATATGACGACCGGCGATTCGATGGACAAGGACCGGTTCCGGAAAGACATGGGCAAGATTGAAGAGGCGTATCAGGAAGTGTTGAAACGGGTGTGTGGATAGGCCGCAGGTAGGGTGTTGGTCTTGTGCTCGCGGAGCCCCCACGATGAAGCTGTGGTCGCTCCATGCGCGCAGTAAAGACCAATCACCCTACCTGCGGCTAACATATCCTTCCTTCACGAAGGGTGGAGTGAGGGCAGAAGGGAAGGAAGACCAGTGAGACGCTTCGTGATGTTTGTTCGTGATAACGGCCCCATTATTTCCTTGGGAATCGGGACGACGTGCATTGTCGCCTTCGCGATCTTGACCGAGACGACG
The DNA window shown above is from Nitrospira sp. and carries:
- a CDS encoding phosphoribosylaminoimidazolesuccinocarboxamide synthase, with amino-acid sequence MTTGTLLYEGKAKKIFTAERADEVVHYFKDDATAFNAQKRGTIVDKGIINNKVSERLFTLLEAEGIRTHFVKRLSDREMLTKKVTIVPVEVVVRNVIAGSLAKRLGLKEGDPIQPAIVEFYYKDDALGDPLVNDDHLRLMNIATPALLKDLRDLGHKINAVLKPFFAERKMQLVDFKLEFGVFHNKLVLADEISPDTCRFWDMTTGDSMDKDRFRKDMGKIEEAYQEVLKRVCG